From the Ruania alkalisoli genome, one window contains:
- a CDS encoding amidohydrolase family protein, which translates to MIVDVHGHLGPWFFFPSEGTAAENLRVMDAYGIDIQLVSSVEAVTYDPVAGNAALAEAIGDEPRLRGLFVIDPRDLAAAEQQLDELRGLFVGVKIHTHYSATPAGSPAMADALRLCADADLPALVHTWGTEILDLADTVASVPGARAIAGHMGGPAWRLAPEALTRTDRLWLEPCYSRPDAGRVRWVLDRIDPQRMLFGTDSTLIDPALAFGAIRAAHLSAEEERLVMSANAIDLFDLDLS; encoded by the coding sequence ATGATCGTGGACGTGCACGGCCATCTGGGCCCGTGGTTCTTCTTCCCGTCCGAGGGCACCGCGGCGGAGAACCTGCGGGTGATGGACGCCTACGGGATCGACATCCAGCTGGTCTCCTCGGTCGAGGCGGTCACCTACGATCCGGTGGCGGGAAACGCGGCCCTGGCCGAGGCCATCGGTGACGAACCGCGGCTACGCGGGCTGTTCGTCATCGATCCGCGCGACCTTGCCGCCGCCGAGCAGCAGCTCGATGAGCTGCGTGGATTGTTCGTCGGCGTGAAGATTCACACCCACTACTCGGCCACTCCAGCCGGTTCGCCGGCGATGGCCGACGCGCTGCGCCTGTGTGCGGACGCCGATCTCCCTGCCCTGGTGCACACGTGGGGGACTGAGATCCTCGACCTTGCCGACACCGTGGCCTCCGTCCCGGGAGCACGGGCGATCGCCGGTCACATGGGCGGCCCGGCCTGGCGCCTGGCCCCCGAAGCACTGACCCGTACAGACCGGCTCTGGCTCGAACCCTGCTATTCGCGGCCCGACGCTGGGCGCGTGCGGTGGGTACTCGACCGGATCGATCCGCAGCGGATGCTGTTCGGCACCGACTCCACCCTGATAGACCCAGCTCTCGCCTTCGGCGCGATCCGGGCGGCGCACCTGAGCGCCGAGGAGGAACGCCTGGTGATGTCCGCCAACGCGATCGACCTGTTCGATCTCGATCTGAGCTGA